Within Bremerella sp. JC817, the genomic segment TTCCCCAGCGAGCATCGGTCAGTTCGCCACCGCGACATGCTTCAATACGGGAACGGACGCGGTGGGCATGCTCTGGCAGATGTTCGTCGAGCCAGCTCACGAAGATATCTTTGACCGAGTGGGGGAGACGAAGCAGCGTGTAGCCGGCACTGATCGCACCATGGTCGGCGACCGCTTCCAGGATCGCCGGAATCTCGGCATCGTTCAGCCCTGGAATGATCGGGGCGACCATCACGTTGACCGGAATGCCTGCCTCGGTCAGTTGTTTCACCGCGGCGAGTCGTGCGGCAGGGCTCGATGTTCGAGGCTCCATCACCCGGGTCAGCTTTTGATCGAGCGAGGTAATGCTGAGATTCACGCATACTAGACGATGTCTGGCCATCGCTTGCAGCAGATCGAGATCCCGCAGCACCATCGCGTTTTTGGTGATCAGGCCGATCGGCTGCCTCGCTTCCAAGGCAACCTCCAGGCAGCCGCGAGTCACCTCGAATTCTCGTTCGCCCGGCTGGTAACAATCGGTGACGCCCGACATGGCAATCACCTCGCACTTCCAAGACGGCTTCCGCAGAAACTCGCGAAAGAGTCGCGGGGCTTCCTGCTTTACCATGATCTTGGT encodes:
- a CDS encoding PA0069 family radical SAM protein, which produces MDALRKAVGRGTSDNPTNRFERLSVANDLEHLDPTDTEALADRKVATDYFADATQSLITKNDSPDIPFTYSLNPYRGCAHGCSYCYARPYHEYLGFSSGLDFETKIMVKQEAPRLFREFLRKPSWKCEVIAMSGVTDCYQPGEREFEVTRGCLEVALEARQPIGLITKNAMVLRDLDLLQAMARHRLVCVNLSITSLDQKLTRVMEPRTSSPAARLAAVKQLTEAGIPVNVMVAPIIPGLNDAEIPAILEAVADHGAISAGYTLLRLPHSVKDIFVSWLDEHLPEHAHRVRSRIEACRGGELTDARWGSRMRGEGSIATTIAKTFEIFRQKYGLEHRNVKLDTTQFRGPGQNGKSQLRMF